The sequence CTCTTTGGACGATCCGCTCATCGGATGCGATCCGCTAATCACGACTTGATAGTAGTGCTCGGATTTTGTTTCGGTAGCGGAACTCGTCAAGAGTTTCGACCAGCCTGGAAAACGTTGACGCCTTCCGCTACCGGAAGACCTGCCACTTATCGTTCCAGCGGTGCTAAACGGTTGGCGGAACAGCCACTGCGTTAACGAACCGACCAACACCGCGTGAGGTCGGTCGGTGATTGGTCGATCAAACCACAGATGAATTCCGCTGATCGGCGATGCGGGGATCGTGTCGAACGACGCGAGATTTGGTATCGCAGCGGCGATCATGGCGTCGCCCAATAGGCTCCTAATGGCGTGCCATGGCACGGCACTGACGACGTGGTCCGCGTCGATGCATTGTCCGTCGCGTGTTCGCACGCTTGCTCGTTGATCTGCGGCGGTGGTGATTGCTTGCACCATGACGCCGCATCGCACTTGAACGCCTAGTTTTGAGACCGCAGCGACAAGGTCGTGCCCGAATAAAGTTGCCAGCGGGCGATCGGGGATGAGCACGTCCGAAGCACCCCGTGCGGCTGCGAAACCATCGACCACGACTTTGCGTGCCGCGGCCATCGACGTGTGTTGGCTGTGTTCACCCAAAGCGCTGGTCAGAATCACATCCCAGAACGATCGAATGCTTGGCTCGCTTTGCCGCTGGGATCGCAGCCAATCCAATGCGACAACGTCGTCAAGTTGTCGCGAGGGGGTGCGAATCAGTTTCCACAGTCCGCGGCGAATCTCTCGTTTTTGCTTGCGATCCAAGTAGTTCAATTTCCCGATCACCGTGGCGAGATGCAGCGGTGCGGGAAGCCAACGTGAGGGACGGAACTCGCTGGACGGAAAGTCAGGGTGAAAGAACGTCAGACTTTGGTGTCGCTGCATTGCACCAGAGAGCCCCGCACGGTCGAGAAGCCCTAGCAGGTTGGTACAGCAGCCCATGGCGACATGTTGACAATAGTCAACCGTTTCTAAGCTGACCGGATCGCTGAACGATCCCGCTCGGCCGCCTGCGGTTCGTTTGGCTTCAAGCACTGTGACGCGGAACTGCTGCGGGTAAGTCCGCGCGATGCATTCGGCCGCCGCCAATCCCGCCAACCCGCCCCCGACGACCACGACATGTCGAGGTTTCGATTTTGCCGTCATGGCCGTGTGGTTTGTTTGTGATCGGCAGCGAGGTGTGATTGAGCCACTTCGATCGGCGGCACCGGCAGTCGACGAAAACTGGGAGGCCAGAAGTGTTGAGACACGATGCCAATACGATCGCTCTGTGACAACGTGATGCGACACACCGCGATGCGAGTGGGGTCTTCCTCGATTCGCGTCAACAGTCGCCGGTAGGTTCGCCACATCATGCTGAACATTGGACGCCCGTCCGGATGCACGTTGTCCCAGACTCGCCAGCCGGAATCGAATAACCGTTTAGCTCGCTCGATTTCGTCCTGAATCAAGCATCGCAGACGATTGTCACGCCGGAGCGTCAAAATGTCGTCTTCGCACAAACCATGCTGCTCGTAGTGCTGGCGTGGCAAATAGATTCGACCTCGTTTTGCATCTTCGACGACATCACGCAATACGTTGGTCAACTGGAATGCGAGTCCACAGTCAATGGCGGCTTCGAGCGGCAGCGGTTCTTCGAATTCCCAGATATGCAGACAGGCCAAACCGACTGCCGAGGCGACGAGGTAGCAGTAATGTTCAAGTTGTTCGTAGGTGTCGAAGCGAGTCTTTTGTTGATCGGCCAACACACCGTCAATGATCTCTAACAGATACCGCGAGGGGATTTTGTATTGCATCGAGGCATGTCGAAGTGCCGGCAGAATCTCTTGAGCTTGTTGATGCAGTCGGGCAGCCCATTTCGGTTCTTCGCCAATCGGCCCCTCGGGTAACGCGATCGTCGATGGCTGGTTCTCGTTGATCAAGTTGATCGCGATCGTTTGCCGCCACCACTCGAGCCATCGCCCTCGTATCGCCGCCGGTTCATCGCAATCCCCAATATCATCGGTGATCCGAGCAAACGCATACAGCGAGCACATTGCTTGGCGTTTACCTCGCGGCAGTAACCAAAACGAGCGATAAAAGTTGCTGCCGCTACGTCGCGAAATGCGACGCGCGAAGCGGTAGCTAGCGGCAACGGAAATTTCCTCGTTCATGTCATGATGATACTCGGGTGCCAAGGGAGGCGGCGATGCCTGGCGGTCGAAACTTCGCGTGAATCGCCGAAGTTTCTTTTGCGGCATTTGTGTTCGGTAGCTACGCTCGCCAGAGCGTGGATAAGCCGGGATCGTTGGCCAGCCAACGCGAATCACCACTTTCTTGCGAAGGTTGCTACCCGGAATTGCTTCACGGCTTGTTGATTTAACGCAAATGCAACTCGCAACGGTGAGCCGTGGGATATGAGGCACCGGGTAACGCGTGGGACCCGGCCGCTGACGCGTCACGGCTCAATCAATCAACAAGCCGTTTACGGCGTTGTCTCTGAACGAGGCTCCGGGGCGGTTAGCGGCCGACTAGCGATCGCAGAATCAAGCCGGCTTGGGTCGCCTTGCTCACCCGAGGGCGGACCCGCAGCACGTCAAAGTCGATCGCCCGGATCGCGGCAAGCGTCGCCCTGCCGCCGCCGACAAACAGTCGCAGGTTCCGTCCCAACCATTTCGGAACGTGGTCACAGAGAGGCTCGCCACGATCAAAATAGGTTTGGGTTCGAACACACAGAGCTTCGATCACGGTCTTCATCACCGGCGGCGTCGACTGTTGTTGGACCATCTCGGAAACCATGTCTTCGCTGATTCCCGACGCTCGAAGCTCGGATTGAGGCAAATAAATTCGGCCAATCGCGTGATCCCGGGCGACGTCTTGCCAGAAATTTGCTAGCTGTAGCCCGGTGCAAATCTGGTCCGATCGGTCCAAGGCCTCGCGGTCAGCATCGACGGCGGCCAATTGCAACACGATCCGGCCCACCGGATTGGCGCTACGGCGACAATAATCGAGCAGTTCGTCGACGGTCTCATAGCGACGCTTCCGCTGGTCTTGTCGAAACGCGTCAAGCAAATCGTCAAAAGGCTGTTTTTCGAGTTGGAATTGCTCGATGGTCGCGGCCAAGGCCGTAAAAATGCCGGCCGGAGGACGACCTGCGAACGTCGCGTCCAGCGACGCTTGGCACTGCTCGAGCGATCGCAGGGCTTGTTGGGGTGTCGCCGACCCATCGGCCAAATCGTCCGCCGTTCGGCAAAACGCGTAGACGTTATAGAAGGGCTGTTTCAGCCGGCCGGGCATCAGCACACTGGCGACCAGAAAATTTTCGTAGTGCGAAAGGGCGATTCGCCGGCATTCTCGCTCGGCCTGTTGCAAGGAGTCGCCTTTCATATCGCTATCAGGTCATCTCGCTACTAGACGTCGGCTACTAGACGGTCGCAAAAATCCACCGCTGGCTTCCGCGTTGGAAAAGCTTTGGGCAAAAAAAGGGGGATTCAGAACCGCGATTTTATGGCACTTTTTCTGCATCTTGGCTCGGTCAGATTGTAGAGGGGTTTCCAGATGTCGCCATGATGGGACAATTAAGAAATGAGCGGATCGGTCCCCCGGACGTGCTCGTTTGCTTCACCCTGATTCTATCTCGCATTTTCTGACGTCGTTGGCATTTCATGAAAATCATCCTGGCAGCACCGCGTGGCTTCTGTGCTGGCGTTAATATGGCGATCGATTCTCTCGATTTGACGCTGCAGAAATTTGGCCCCCCCGTCTACGTCTATCACGAAATTGTTCACAACCAATACGTGGTCAAAACGTTTCGAGAGAAGGGGGCTGTCTTCGTCAATACGATCGAAGAGGTTCCCGAGGGAAGCGTGTTGCTGTTTTCAGCCCACGGAGTGTCTCCGCAAGTTCGCGAGGCGGCCCGGGCTCGCAATTTGAACGCGTTGGATGCCACTTGCCCGTTGGTGACCAAGGTGCATCTCGAGGCGATCAAGTATGCCAAGGCGGGGTACACGATCATCCTGATTGGGCATGAAGGACACGACGAGGTCATCGGAACCATGGGCGAGGCTCCCGAAGCGATCCTGTTGGTCGAGGACGAAGCGGACGTCGATAAGCTAGAGGTCAAGGACGAATCCAAGCTCGCCTACCTGACCCAAACCACATTGAGCGTCGATGATGCCAACCGAGTGATTCGTCGGTTGCGCGAGCGGTTTCCCAATATCGAAAGCCCGCCGAAGGACGACATTTGCTACGCCACCCAAAATCGTCAGGAAGCCGTTCGCATTCTATCGGACGAAGTCGACGTGGTCGTTGTGTTGGGTAGCCAGAATAGTAGCAATAGTCAGCGGCTTCGCGAGTTGGCGGCGGATGATGGAAAACCAGCCTATCTAGTTGATGGGCCAGCGGATCTTAATCTCGAGGACTTTCGCGATGTGTCGACCGTGTTGATTACGGCCGGAGCGAGTGCTCCGGAATCGGTGGTGCAATCGACCATTGATTGGTTGGTCGAGCATTTTGACGCGACGGTCGAGATCAAGCAAATTCGCGAAGAGTCGGTCCAATTCCCGCTCCCTAAACCCCTGCGTGCCTTCGCCGCCGAAATGCGTGCGACATAGTGTACTCGACAGCAATGCAGTTTAATTATCGAATGGGGTTCGTACTCGATTGGGATTTTTACTGCGAATAAGGAGCATGCAGCCATGTCGACAAAAGAGCAACGACGTCAGAAGAAACTTGCCAAGAAGCGTTCGAAGGAAATCGCTAAGCGAAAAGAGATCGCTCGAGAGAAAAATTCGCTTCAATCACTGGTCGGTCAAATGAAGGCGGCCGGAGGCGGGCAAGTCGATCGTTGCTTGATTAGCGCCGCGTTGATGGATCCTGAAAGCAAGTTTGGATCGGTTTTTATCAGCCGTAAAATGCGTGACGGACGTGTTGCGATCGTGAAGTTCTTGGTTGACGGGCTTTGCTTGGGGGTCAAAGACATTGCTGCGCTTGTTTGTTTTCCGTCTGACCAAACTCAGATTCTCGAGCAGATGTCCGGCTCCGAGTTGATGCAAGATGCCTCGCCCGCGAAAGCTCGCAGCCTCGTTGAAGGCGCGATTGAATTTGCCAAGCAGTTCGAGATCGAACCGCACGCGGACTATCGTAAAGTGGAGCCCATTTGGGGTGACATCGACAAGAGCGAGTTTACCGAAACACTGTCTTTTGGTGATGCCGAGGGCAAACCTCGCTACGTCAATGGACCCTACGATTCGGTCTTGTTCCAGCAGCAGATTCGTGAGAAGTTGCAGACGCATGCCGGCGAGGGGAACTACAACATCGTCACGATGAGGAGCGAGTCCGACGATTTTCCCTACGAAATGATGATCGGAGGCGAAGATTGGAGCGATGACCCCGAGTTGGACGCTGACATTGACGAAGATGTCGTTGATGGCAAGGTTATCAGCAATCCCAATTCGTAAGCGAGTGCTGGGCTTAGGGTTATCCCTCGTTCGCAGCCTTCAAGATCAATGTGGACGAGTGATGGCCACGGGCGCTACGGCTATTCGCCGTAGCTTGCGATTTTGAACTGCTTCAGCTCCGCCTCGGTGCTCGGATCGTGACCTTGGATCATGATCGTGCCTGCTTCTAATCGCTTGCCCTTGCGCGGATTTTCGTGGGGTTCCCGGTCGTCCTGCCAATTGCTGACTTGCACTCCGTTAACCCAGGCAGCCATCTTGTCGTCGTGGGCGACCAGCAGCACGGTAGCCCATTTGCCCGTTTCGCCAGCGATAACGCGAGCGTCTTGACGACGGAAAATGCCGCCGGTTCCACAGTCAGCTGGCGACAACGGCAATCCATCTTTCATCTCGTTACTCAGCTGACACTCGTACCCCATCATCTCGAGTCCGGGAATGCAGCGAAAGAAAATTCCCGAGTTGATTTCAGGTTTCGGCAGTTTGTATTCGGCTAACAAAACAAAGTCGTCATAGCTTTGCTTGGTTTCAATTTGCCCTTTGCCTCCTTTAACCTGCATCACTCCCGCGTCGTTGACCGTGTATTCGGCCTCCATCTCGGGATACTTTTTCCACTGCGACAGATCCTTGTCCAGCAGTGACTGCAAACCGAGCGGGCGGAGCCGGATGTTACGAAAAGCGACGCGGCCATGATTGTGTTGCAATGCGATGCGTCCCGCCGCCAATGGAGCGGGGTCGGTGTATTCACACGCCAATTTGCCATCGACGCTGATTTTTAGCTTGTCGCCAATCAGTTCGATATGCATCGTTCGCCACTCGCCAAACGTTTGTTCCGGAGCGTCGGCGGAGACTTCTTGTCGTTTGACAATGCCTGCGGTGGGGTAGGGATTGTCGTCCGGCGCGATGTTGACTTCGTAGCAATCGGTCGCAGGATCGTCGATCTCAAGCGGCGTGCGTAGGAATACGCCGCTGTTGGTTTTCTCGTCGGCATTGAATTCCAAAGTCAACTCGTAGTCTTGCCACGGTACCGACGTGCACAACAGGGATGGTTTGCCTTGATCGACCGTGATGGTCTCGTCTTCGATCCGCCAATTCGCATTGCCAGCGATTTCCCATCCAAACAGCGTGTGGCCGTCAAACAATCGGATCCAGCCCGCGGAGACTTCGGTTTCGTCCAGTCGCGCCGCGAGTAGCTGTTCCGCGTTGGCTTCATAGGGCTGCGGCTGAAAGCTGGAGGTGGAATCGGTTGCGTCTGCGTTTTCAGCCGCAATGGATTTCGTTTTTGTCGCATCGCTCTCTGGCGACGTTTTGGAACTGCAGCCTGCGGCGACTGCGGTCACGACCAACATGAAAACGGAAACGCTCAATCGCAATTTCATCAGCAGGTTAGACATAGCCATAACGCTCAAAATAAGAAGCCCAGCGTGATCGAATCAATTCGTCCGCTTCGGGAGCCAGTTGGTGTTGGTTGGTTTTGTAATCTTTGTGTTCGGTTTCTGCCCACGCCTGGATCGTTGGCTCGACCGCATCAAAATCGCTCAGACGCAATGTTTGGTAGATTTTTCGCAGCGTGCCTACCGGATCGGCGGTGAGATCTTCGTAACGAATGTCGATCAACCGGTCGGGCGAGACGGATTCGCGTTGCTGGTGAAACGCCTCGTACATCTTCTCGAGACACTCGAGCACATACGGTTCGATCGCTTCGTTATTTGGCTTTTGCAGTGCCTGGACTTCATCAAGCCCTTTCCACAACCGGCATGTCGATGGAAACAGCGAGCGAGGATCGCGAGAGATGTGAATGAATTTGGCTTCGGGAAATTCGCGGGCCAAGTACGCGATCCGTCCGGTGTGCGTCGGGCTCTTGATCACCAACGGCCGCCCGGTCGCAACGCTAACGTTTAGCAAGAATCGACGCAGCGATTTTAGCCAATGGTCGATTGCGGTTTCGTCGACCCCTTCAAAACTGAGGTAATCGATATCGACGGGGCCTTCGTTAGGAAATGCAATCCGCCGATAAGGCGACGGCAATCCCATCGTCAGCAACGCAAATTCGTCTTCTTGGGGACGGTCCCATCCGGCAGCCATGTTGTCCATCGGCCGTTTGCCCGGCAGCAACCAATTGGCGAAACGCCGGAAAAACCATTCGGTGGCCAAGAAATGGGCAGGAGCAAAGCACTGGAACGTCGAGGGACTGCTCAAACGTTCATCTCGCACCATCAGTTCGTGCAGCAGTGTGGTCCCGCTTCGCCAATGGCCGATGATAAAAACGGGGGTGCCATGAAGTTCGGCTTCCCGCAGTCGCCGTCGAAAAATGAGTTTTTGCAACCCCCCCATGATCGAATTGAATGGGGTTGCAATGGTCACGCCAATGACGATTCCCACCCGGCTGGGTGAGATGCGAAATCGGCCTTCGCGAAGCAATCGAAACCACGCCAATGGCTTCATTCCGTGCCAAAATCGCGGTGTATAGAACGGATATTGATGGAATGGAGTCTCGGACAACGAAATGGCTGTGAATAAATGAGGGAAGCGAAGGAACCAAATCACCCTTAACACTGTAATTGTTTGGGGTTAGGACGTGCAGTCGTCGAGTGTCGTCGCGGTGTTGCTTTGTGAGATTTTCCATGCCCCCCGTGATGGCGGTGGGTTCGGAATTCGCAAGATTGCCGGTCGATCTGGGGGGCTCCCTCACGCTTTGGGTGGTTTCGGCTACAATCGCACCTCGTTTGCGGGCGAAAGGTTTGTAGGCCGTTATTTTTCCGGCACCGGTGCTCCATGACCGTATCGCCACGAATCCATTGCTCGATTGTTTTAGCGTCTTGTTTCCGCTCAGTTCTTGCTCGTCTCGTATTCCAAACGGTTTCATCAAGTTGTCTGAAATTCCCCCCAGCCGAAATTCCGAGTCGACCGACTCGGCCGCTCGAGAACTCTCGATCGTCGATCTGCAGCAGCACATCCATCAGATGTATTACGAGAAGGATGTCGCGCGTGGCGTCGAAGGCACGTTCATGTGGTTGATGGAAGAGGTAGGAGAATTGTCATCGGCATTGCGAGGGAACGATCGCGAGAATCTCGCCGAAGAGTTTGCGGACGTGATCGCGTGGTTGGCAACGATCGCCAACGTCGCTCAGATTGACCTGAACGCCGCGTTGGTTGCCAAATACGGTCACGGTTGTCCCGGTTGTCACCGGTTGGTTTGTGAATGCCCCGATTCCGAAAAGCCGTGAATCCAATCAAGTTAAGCTCCGATTCTATGAACCCATCGAACGTGATCCGGCCCTGCAGACTGTTGTTTCTCTTGGGATGCCTGTGCATCTCGCTCGTCACGCTGCAGAGTGCCGCTGCGGAGGAAACGGCATCGGTGGCGGACAAGCCGAGTTCCCAAGCATCTGAAAACTCAGCATCTGCGAGCTCCGCACTTGCAAACGATGTGATCATTGGAATCAATGGTCTCTTTCGAGTCGGGTGTTGGACCGGAATTCGACTCGAGTCCCAGCCGACGGCGCCTGTTCGCGTCCAAACCGAAGATGGCGACGGGGTTTCGGTAAGCTACGTTCGCGATTTCGCCGACACCGACTCTGCCGGTTCGAGTTGGACGTATGCGATTGCCGGCAGCGAAGCCGCTCCGTTGATCGCCGAGCGTGCCGATGGCAGCCAAATCGTCACACGTTTTCCGCCCATCGGAGCGCCATCGCGTGAATCGTCGCAGGTGCCGCTCGGCATGCCTTGGATTGTCAGTTTTGGTGATCCACTAGGCGTTCATGAAATTGGTGAAAACCGAATTTTGAAGCGAGATGCGTCCGTGGCGGTTTCACAACCCACCGCCGCGGATCAGCTTCCCGATTCGGTGATGGGGTACGAAGGAGTCGATTTGATCATGGTCGGTGCCGGCGGTGCCGAGTTGTTGGCCTCGCTCAGCTCCGCACAGCAGCAAGCTATTGTCGATTGGGTGCAATCCGGAGGCCGGATCGTCTTGATGCTTGGTGGTTCGTTGCCGGAAATGCAGTCGGCGGCACCGTGGTTATTGGACCTGTTGCCGACGCCCCCCGGTTCTCAGTGGACCGTCGTTGAATTGGATCCCTCGGCGATCGAAACCTTCACCTCGACGCAAAACCCTTTGTCATCGTTCCTGGGCGCCAAACTTCCCAAGGGCGTGGGAGAGGTGATCATCACGGGGCGAACGACGCGGCGAGTCAGTACACCGATTGCCGCAGAGTACATCGTGGGGTTGGGCAAGATGACGGTGATCGCCGCGGATTTGCATGCGGAACCTTTTGTCGATTGGCCGCAGCGATTGGATTTGGTGCTCAGTTTGACTGGCTCGCTGTTGCAATCCACGGACACGCCGTTTGCCAAGACCAACCGCTCGACCGCGTATGATGATTTGGCAGGCCAGATGCGGTCCACCTTGGACCAATTCGACAGCCAACGCCGGTTTGGTTTTTCGTTGGTCTCACTGATCGTGCTCGGTTTGATTGCGTTGATCGGGCCGCTGGACTACTTCTTGGTCAATCGCGTTTTCGGCAAACCACTTTTGGGCTGGCTGACGTTTCCCATCATGGCGATTGCCATTTCCGTGCTGTTGGTATTGCAGGCTCGCGTGGTGTCGGACACCGAGCCAAACGCGACGGCAAAGGTTGCGTCCGGTGCCGGTGAGCAAGTGAAGCTTGCGGCGTCGTCGGCACCGACATTGCACAGCAATCGCTTCGAGATTGTCGACATCGATTCGGCCAGCGGACGGGGCAAGATGTTCACTTGGAACACCATCTATTCGCACGATGCACGCCAATTGGATGTTGCGGTGGCCGCGAGCCCGGCGTTTGAGGGGATCGCCAAACGCATCGATTCGAATCTAACGTTTCCCTTTGGATTTCCCGGCCGATCGTTCGGCGCGATCCAGGTCAGTGGCGAGAGTGCTCGTTTGCCCGGCTACGAGGTCCTGCTTCGATCCCGCGACAATACGTTGACCAGCCA comes from Novipirellula caenicola and encodes:
- a CDS encoding phytoene/squalene synthase family protein, with translation MNEEISVAASYRFARRISRRSGSNFYRSFWLLPRGKRQAMCSLYAFARITDDIGDCDEPAAIRGRWLEWWRQTIAINLINENQPSTIALPEGPIGEEPKWAARLHQQAQEILPALRHASMQYKIPSRYLLEIIDGVLADQQKTRFDTYEQLEHYCYLVASAVGLACLHIWEFEEPLPLEAAIDCGLAFQLTNVLRDVVEDAKRGRIYLPRQHYEQHGLCEDDILTLRRDNRLRCLIQDEIERAKRLFDSGWRVWDNVHPDGRPMFSMMWRTYRRLLTRIEEDPTRIAVCRITLSQSDRIGIVSQHFWPPSFRRLPVPPIEVAQSHLAADHKQTTRP
- a CDS encoding MazG nucleotide pyrophosphohydrolase domain-containing protein, with amino-acid sequence MSEIPPSRNSESTDSAARELSIVDLQQHIHQMYYEKDVARGVEGTFMWLMEEVGELSSALRGNDRENLAEEFADVIAWLATIANVAQIDLNAALVAKYGHGCPGCHRLVCECPDSEKP
- a CDS encoding DUF1080 domain-containing protein gives rise to the protein MSNLLMKLRLSVSVFMLVVTAVAAGCSSKTSPESDATKTKSIAAENADATDSTSSFQPQPYEANAEQLLAARLDETEVSAGWIRLFDGHTLFGWEIAGNANWRIEDETITVDQGKPSLLCTSVPWQDYELTLEFNADEKTNSGVFLRTPLEIDDPATDCYEVNIAPDDNPYPTAGIVKRQEVSADAPEQTFGEWRTMHIELIGDKLKISVDGKLACEYTDPAPLAAGRIALQHNHGRVAFRNIRLRPLGLQSLLDKDLSQWKKYPEMEAEYTVNDAGVMQVKGGKGQIETKQSYDDFVLLAEYKLPKPEINSGIFFRCIPGLEMMGYECQLSNEMKDGLPLSPADCGTGGIFRRQDARVIAGETGKWATVLLVAHDDKMAAWVNGVQVSNWQDDREPHENPRKGKRLEAGTIMIQGHDPSTEAELKQFKIASYGE
- a CDS encoding sulfotransferase: MIWFLRFPHLFTAISLSETPFHQYPFYTPRFWHGMKPLAWFRLLREGRFRISPSRVGIVIGVTIATPFNSIMGGLQKLIFRRRLREAELHGTPVFIIGHWRSGTTLLHELMVRDERLSSPSTFQCFAPAHFLATEWFFRRFANWLLPGKRPMDNMAAGWDRPQEDEFALLTMGLPSPYRRIAFPNEGPVDIDYLSFEGVDETAIDHWLKSLRRFLLNVSVATGRPLVIKSPTHTGRIAYLAREFPEAKFIHISRDPRSLFPSTCRLWKGLDEVQALQKPNNEAIEPYVLECLEKMYEAFHQQRESVSPDRLIDIRYEDLTADPVGTLRKIYQTLRLSDFDAVEPTIQAWAETEHKDYKTNQHQLAPEADELIRSRWASYFERYGYV
- the hpnE gene encoding hydroxysqualene dehydroxylase HpnE, whose translation is MTAKSKPRHVVVVGGGLAGLAAAECIARTYPQQFRVTVLEAKRTAGGRAGSFSDPVSLETVDYCQHVAMGCCTNLLGLLDRAGLSGAMQRHQSLTFFHPDFPSSEFRPSRWLPAPLHLATVIGKLNYLDRKQKREIRRGLWKLIRTPSRQLDDVVALDWLRSQRQSEPSIRSFWDVILTSALGEHSQHTSMAAARKVVVDGFAAARGASDVLIPDRPLATLFGHDLVAAVSKLGVQVRCGVMVQAITTAADQRASVRTRDGQCIDADHVVSAVPWHAIRSLLGDAMIAAAIPNLASFDTIPASPISGIHLWFDRPITDRPHAVLVGSLTQWLFRQPFSTAGTISGRSSGSGRRQRFPGWSKLLTSSATETKSEHYYQVVISGSHPMSGSSKEEMVAQVLSELTAVFPATQTATLLRHRVVTDPKSVFSIRPAVERLRPPPCPALAKLSWLCLAGDWTRTGWPATMEGAVISGIQAASCIFETVGLPSIAADPGLKRGWLANLVTKH
- the hpnC gene encoding squalene synthase HpnC; amino-acid sequence: MKGDSLQQAERECRRIALSHYENFLVASVLMPGRLKQPFYNVYAFCRTADDLADGSATPQQALRSLEQCQASLDATFAGRPPAGIFTALAATIEQFQLEKQPFDDLLDAFRQDQRKRRYETVDELLDYCRRSANPVGRIVLQLAAVDADREALDRSDQICTGLQLANFWQDVARDHAIGRIYLPQSELRASGISEDMVSEMVQQQSTPPVMKTVIEALCVRTQTYFDRGEPLCDHVPKWLGRNLRLFVGGGRATLAAIRAIDFDVLRVRPRVSKATQAGLILRSLVGR
- the ispH gene encoding 4-hydroxy-3-methylbut-2-enyl diphosphate reductase, which codes for MKIILAAPRGFCAGVNMAIDSLDLTLQKFGPPVYVYHEIVHNQYVVKTFREKGAVFVNTIEEVPEGSVLLFSAHGVSPQVREAARARNLNALDATCPLVTKVHLEAIKYAKAGYTIILIGHEGHDEVIGTMGEAPEAILLVEDEADVDKLEVKDESKLAYLTQTTLSVDDANRVIRRLRERFPNIESPPKDDICYATQNRQEAVRILSDEVDVVVVLGSQNSSNSQRLRELAADDGKPAYLVDGPADLNLEDFRDVSTVLITAGASAPESVVQSTIDWLVEHFDATVEIKQIREESVQFPLPKPLRAFAAEMRAT